The genomic interval AGACTTAACTGAAGCTTTAGAAAATGGAAAAGCTGAAGAATATGTGGCTGAAAATCCATTATATTCATTAATCTTTGAAGGATTATATTAGTATAAATAAAAGAATGGACCAAAATAGTTATATTATTTTGGTTCATTTTTTTTATTTTTTTTAATTAAGTTTATTTATAAAGTAATATAAATTAAAATTTAGGGAATAATGATATTGTTAATATAAAATTTTAAGGAGGCAATAATTATGAAAGCCAATGTAGATAAAGATACATGTATTGGATGTGGATTATGTCCAACAATAGCACCAGAAGTTTTTGATATGGATGATGATGGAAAAGCTCATACAATAGTTGAGGAAGTTCCTGAAAATAGTAAAGAAGCAGCAAAAGAAGCTGAGGGTAGTTGTCCAGTAGCAGCTATTTCAGTTGAATAATAATTAAAATTAAAAGATTCTAAAAGATTATATAATCTTTTAGAATCTTCTTTAGTTATAAAGATGTGAATATATTATTTTAAAGACTTCTAAGGCTTCTTTTATTTTAGGCTTTAATAAATGTTTTTTTTCTTCAAACTCTTTAAAACCTTCTGGGGTTAAAGAATATACTTTTTGTATTTTTCTTTTAGGATCATCCCAAGAGCCAGTTACAAAGCCTTGTTTTTCTAATTTCTTTAGTAAGGGATATATTCCACCTGTGCTAGGAAACCAAAGCCCATTAGTTTGTTCACCAATTTTCTGAGCTAAATCGTTTCCGTTAGTAGGTTGAATACTAAGAATATATAATGCGTATATAGGAAGAAGGCCCTTAGTGAAGACTTGTCCTACAGCATCTTTTTCTTTTTGTACTTTTTTTAAATTGGCTACCTGTTTTTTGTATTCATCATAAAGGCGTTTTTCTTCAGCTTTTATAAATTCATCATTATACATAGCTAAATTTCCTTTTGAATTGAAACACCCACCATACCAGGGCCAGCGTGAACACCCATAGCAGCTCCTATAGCTCTTACTTGAGATTTTAATAAGTTAGGATGAGAACTTATGGAATCAAGAACTTGATTAGCTTCCTCTTCCGCCATACCATTAAGGATAGCTACATTGCATTTACCTTCATCAAGATGTTCTAAAATTATGCTAGCAAGTTTTTTCAAGGATTGTTTTCTTCCTCTTGCCTTAGCAATTGTTGTATAAGCACCATGTTCATCAACTGATATTATTGGTTTAAGGTGAAGTAAATCTCCAACTGTTCCTGCAACCTTACCTATTCTTCCACCACGTCTTAAATATTCTAAGGTATTAAGAGTATAAAATCCAGTTGTAGCTTCTCTTATACTTGGAAGAGCTTCAATTATTTCTTCAAAGCTTTTTCCTTCCTTAACAAATTCAGCTGCTTTTATAACTATAGAACCTAAAGGATAACCTATTATTTTACTATCAAATAAGTAAGATTTAAAAGAACTACGTTCTTCAATAACTAATCTAGCAGCATTGAATGTACCTGATAATGAGCTAGATATAAATATACCTATTAAGTGAGTATATCCTTCAGCTTCTAATTTATCTAATACTGAATTTATATAGTCAGGACTACATAGAGAAGTTGTTGGCACTTCATTATGTAAGTTTTCGTAAACATCAATTGGTTTTATATCAAAAATATCATTATATTCTCTGTCTTTATATATTATCTTTAAAGGTAATATATTTAAATTATATTCTTTTATTTCATCTATAGTTAAGTCACAAGAGCTGTCTGTTATTATAGCAATTTTTTG from Clostridium perfringens carries:
- a CDS encoding ferredoxin, with amino-acid sequence MKANVDKDTCIGCGLCPTIAPEVFDMDDDGKAHTIVEEVPENSKEAAKEAEGSCPVAAISVE
- a CDS encoding PadR family transcriptional regulator, which codes for MYNDEFIKAEEKRLYDEYKKQVANLKKVQKEKDAVGQVFTKGLLPIYALYILSIQPTNGNDLAQKIGEQTNGLWFPSTGGIYPLLKKLEKQGFVTGSWDDPKRKIQKVYSLTPEGFKEFEEKKHLLKPKIKEALEVFKIIYSHLYN
- a CDS encoding DegV family protein — its product is MQKIAIITDSSCDLTIDEIKEYNLNILPLKIIYKDREYNDIFDIKPIDVYENLHNEVPTTSLCSPDYINSVLDKLEAEGYTHLIGIFISSSLSGTFNAARLVIEERSSFKSYLFDSKIIGYPLGSIVIKAAEFVKEGKSFEEIIEALPSIREATTGFYTLNTLEYLRRGGRIGKVAGTVGDLLHLKPIISVDEHGAYTTIAKARGRKQSLKKLASIILEHLDEGKCNVAILNGMAEEEANQVLDSISSHPNLLKSQVRAIGAAMGVHAGPGMVGVSIQKEI